The Thalassotalea piscium sequence TTCAATTATTACGTATCATTAATTCGGAGGTTGCGTGGATCCTGAACTAGAGTATAAATTTTCTTTCTACCCTATAGAGGCTCAAAGGCAGCTTGATAATATTCGCCGCCTAATTTTTACCGTCGCCGAAGAAAACGGTTTAGGTGAAGTTGAAGAGGCTTGCAAGTGGGGTGAGGCCAGCTACCTTGTTAAAGGTGGTAGTACAATTCGAATAGACTGGAAATCCAAAGACTCTGATGTCATAAAGGTTTACTTTCATTGCCAGACAACTTTGATCGATACTTTCAAAGAAATTTATCACGATGATTTTGAATATGAAGGAAAAAGAGCAATTGTTATTCCTCTAGATGCTAAAGTTGAACAAGGGCCATTGGGGCATTGTATCGGATTAGCACTTAAGTACCACAGTGTGAAACACCTACCGTTACTTGGATCGTAGATCACAGGCACTTTTTAGTAACAGCAAAAGAGCGAATAGCAATATCGTAGTATGTGCGGTTAGAGTAAATTTAAAAAACACTCCCGGCATAACTCAACCGAGAGTGCTTAATTGGTTATTTTTTATCTAAGCCAAGGGTGTTAATCCATTGATTAAAGTCGAGTAAATTATTTGGTAAAATAATTTTTCTGTCTTTGCGACTTAAACCTTTTAACTTGTCTAAATATTGCTCGCTAAGTTGCATGTTTAATGCTTCTTCGCCACCTGGCTGTTCAATCGACTGAGCAATTCTTCGAATAGATTCGCCTGTTGCTTTAGCAATAGCGATAATTTCTTCTGCCTTACCTTCTGCAGAGTTAATTTGTCGTTGCTTCTCACCTTCAGAAATATTGATCATTTCTGTCATTTGACCTTCAGAACGATTAATACGACTTGCTTTGTCACCTAAACTTTTGGCTAAAATTGCGCGGCGTTCACGTTCAGCAGTTACTTGCAATTCCATGGCGTTCTTAACAGTTAAAGGAGGGGTGATATTTTTAATCTCGTAGCGATGCACGCGTACACCCCATGCCTCACCTGCTTTGTCTAACACTTCTACAACTTTAGCACTGATTATGTCTCGTTCTTCAAAGGTGCGGTCAAGTTCTAAGGTACCAATAACCGAACGGGTAGTAGTTTGGGCAAGTTGCATTGCGGCAAAGCGGTAATCGGTAATACCATAGCTTGCTTTTAACGGGTCAGTTATTTGTATATAAATTACGCCATCTACTTCAACGTTTACTTCATCCATCGAGAAACATTCTTGTGGTGGTACATCAATTGTTTCTTCTTTCAGGTCTTGTATAAATGCAACACGGTCGATAAAAGGGAGTAAAACATGAAACCCTGCTTCTAGGGTGCATTTGTATTTCCCTAATCGCTCTACTACGTATGCTGATTGTGTTGGCACTAAACAAATTGCTTGAATAAACTTAAAGGCCAAAAACAAAAAGATTGAAGCCCAAATAATTAATACAAATATTTCTAATGGTTCTGCGCTAAGTGGATTCATTATTTTGCTTCCTGAACTTGTTGTGTTACTTGTTCCATACCGTTAAAAAAACCTTCTAATTTAGCCACTTCTGTCGGTAAAACAGAGATGTCGGCGGTATTTAATATTTTGCCTGTTTCTTTAATGAATTGCTCCATTAACCGCATTTTAATAGCTTTGTTACCACCTGGTACAGAAGCCGCCTGCGCGATAATATCCATGCCTTCGGCTGTTGCTTTGGTGATTATTTCGATTTCTTTAGCACGACCATGAGCGACATTAATTTGTCTTTGCTTATCGCCTTCAGATAAGTTTATCGCCTCTTGTCGTTCACCTTCAGATAAGTTTATTGTTGATTCTTTTTGTGCTTCAGCTAAGGTGATTTCGGCACGCTTTTGTCGTTCTGCTTCCATTTGTTTTTCTAAGGTATGCACAACATTTGCTGACGGGGTTATATTTCTTACTTCGTAACGCAATACTTTAATACCCCATGGATCTGACGCTTTGTCAATTTCACGTACTATAGTCTCGTTTAGTGTGTCTCGTTCGGAAAAGGTCTGGCTTAAGCCTAGCTTGCCTATTTCTGAGCGCATGGTGGTTTGTGCTAAATTAATGCCCGCACGTCGGTAGTCTTCAATACCGTAACTGGCTTTTGCACCGTCCATTACTTGAATGTAAACTAAACCGTCAACATCTATTTGAATGTTATCTTTAGAAATACAACTTTGTGACGGAATATCCAGTACTTGCTCGCGGGTTTCATGTCGGTAAGCGACGCGATCAAAGAAAGGGATCAAAAAATGCAAACCAGGTTGCATTACCGCGCGAAATTTTCCTAGTCGTTCAATTACGCATACTTCACGCATGGGAACAATAAGAACAAGCTTGAGTACTATGA is a genomic window containing:
- a CDS encoding SPFH domain-containing protein, yielding MNPLSAEPLEIFVLIIWASIFLFLAFKFIQAICLVPTQSAYVVERLGKYKCTLEAGFHVLLPFIDRVAFIQDLKEETIDVPPQECFSMDEVNVEVDGVIYIQITDPLKASYGITDYRFAAMQLAQTTTRSVIGTLELDRTFEERDIISAKVVEVLDKAGEAWGVRVHRYEIKNITPPLTVKNAMELQVTAERERRAILAKSLGDKASRINRSEGQMTEMINISEGEKQRQINSAEGKAEEIIAIAKATGESIRRIAQSIEQPGGEEALNMQLSEQYLDKLKGLSRKDRKIILPNNLLDFNQWINTLGLDKK
- a CDS encoding DUF1801 domain-containing protein; this translates as MDPELEYKFSFYPIEAQRQLDNIRRLIFTVAEENGLGEVEEACKWGEASYLVKGGSTIRIDWKSKDSDVIKVYFHCQTTLIDTFKEIYHDDFEYEGKRAIVIPLDAKVEQGPLGHCIGLALKYHSVKHLPLLGS
- a CDS encoding SPFH domain-containing protein, encoding MLATITFIFLGLLVIVLKLVLIVPMREVCVIERLGKFRAVMQPGLHFLIPFFDRVAYRHETREQVLDIPSQSCISKDNIQIDVDGLVYIQVMDGAKASYGIEDYRRAGINLAQTTMRSEIGKLGLSQTFSERDTLNETIVREIDKASDPWGIKVLRYEVRNITPSANVVHTLEKQMEAERQKRAEITLAEAQKESTINLSEGERQEAINLSEGDKQRQINVAHGRAKEIEIITKATAEGMDIIAQAASVPGGNKAIKMRLMEQFIKETGKILNTADISVLPTEVAKLEGFFNGMEQVTQQVQEAK